A window of the Brassica oleracea var. oleracea cultivar TO1000 chromosome C1, BOL, whole genome shotgun sequence genome harbors these coding sequences:
- the LOC106319803 gene encoding non-specific lipid transfer protein GPI-anchored 2 produces MTNVAVIAAILITGLLSASVSEQMAPSPSSGPSAAPDCMTNLLNMTDCLSYVQVGNGGGAANPDKACCPELAGLVDSSPQCLCYLLGGDMAAQYGIKIDKAKALKLPGVCGVVTPDPSLCSLFGIPVGAPEAMGKEEASPAFAPTSGAESPEGLGSGPSASRTSDAPNTPYSLFLSVIIIPLAFAFHLYS; encoded by the exons ATGACTAACGTTGCAGTAATAGCCGCTATTCTGATTACAGGATTGTTATCAGCTAGCGTGTCAGAACAAATGGCTCCATCTCCTTCCTCAGGACCTTCGGCTGCACCAGACTGCATGACGAATCTGTTGAACATGACCGACTGTCTTTCGTACGTTCAGGTTGGAAACGGTGGTGGTGCGGCCAATCCAGACAAAGCTTGCTGTCCGGAGCTTGCCGGCCTAGTCGATAGCTCGCCACAATGCCTCTGTTACCTGCTCGGCGGAGATATGGCGGCTCAGTATGGAATCAAGATTGATAAGGCAAAGGCTCTCAAGCTTCCCGGAGTTTGTGGCGTCGTTACTCCGGATCCCTCACTTTGTTCAC TGTTTGGAATTCCAGTTGGAGCACCGGAAGCTATGGGCAAAGAGGAAGCGTCCCCAGCCTTCGCTCCAACTTCAG GTGCGGAATCACCCGAAGGATTAGGGTCGGGTCCATCAGCTAGCAGGACGAGCGATGCGCCAAACACACCTTATTCTCTTTTTCTCAGTGTCATAATTATTCCATTAGCCTTTGCATTTCATCTATATTCCTGA